The segment CGGCAGCGATACCGTCTCCGAGACGCTCGCCCACGCTCTCCCAATCGCAACGGACAACGACGCGACCGTCCACGGACTCTACGTCGTCGACACCCGCATTACGACCGCAGCGACCGACGATACCAGAACCGATCTCGAAGAATCGCTCGAGTCGGACGGAACGGTCGCGATCGAAGCGATCGAACGCGCGGCCGACGAACGCGAGATCGACGTCACCACCGCGCTCGAGCGCGGGATTCCGTCGAAGACGATTCTCGAGTACGCGGACGAGCGGAATATCGATCTCATCGTGATCGGGACGCACGGAAAGAGTCCGCGCGAAAAAATCGTCTCCCTCGGGAGCGTCTCGGAGCGAGTCGTCGACAACGCGTCTATCCCGGTGCTCGTCGTTCGCGACGTTTGATCGATCGGTCGAGGAACGGTCCGTCTCGGTGAGAAACGAGCGGCGGCTCACTCTCTGGCCGCATCAACCGTAATGAT is part of the Halostagnicola kamekurae genome and harbors:
- a CDS encoding universal stress protein; protein product: MYDDILVPTDGSDTVSETLAHALPIATDNDATVHGLYVVDTRITTAATDDTRTDLEESLESDGTVAIEAIERAADEREIDVTTALERGIPSKTILEYADERNIDLIVIGTHGKSPREKIVSLGSVSERVVDNASIPVLVVRDV